The Candidatus Woesearchaeota archaeon genome has a window encoding:
- a CDS encoding radical SAM protein has translation MKIYAEFGNEDIAKVYVGEIAGKPIEFAESTPTPFGRQEKWVLIVSCLSGCPVRCLMCDAGQFYRGCLTKEEIFAQIDYLVAKRFPDKNITVKKCKIQFTRMGEPTFNPAVLAVLEELPQRYTIPGLIVSLSTIGPKNAARFLNKLLHIKNTLYNNGKFQLQFSVHTTDVQKRNELIPVEKMTLEEIASYCRLFHRTGDKKITLNFIVMERYPIDPAAIHSLFDPAKVLIKLTPLNPTKYARENGLKTMLDPHNKMSISSLTAAFQSFGFETIVSIGNLEENEIGSNCGQYVSKKFEKITF, from the coding sequence ATGAAAATATACGCTGAGTTTGGAAATGAAGATATCGCGAAAGTATATGTTGGAGAAATAGCGGGCAAACCAATTGAATTCGCGGAATCAACACCAACGCCATTCGGAAGACAGGAAAAATGGGTTCTTATTGTTTCCTGCCTTTCAGGATGCCCTGTCCGCTGTCTCATGTGCGACGCGGGGCAATTTTACAGAGGATGCCTGACAAAAGAAGAAATTTTTGCGCAGATTGATTATTTGGTAGCAAAAAGATTTCCTGACAAAAATATTACAGTAAAGAAGTGCAAGATTCAATTTACCAGAATGGGAGAACCAACATTCAATCCCGCTGTTCTCGCTGTTTTGGAAGAACTTCCCCAACGGTATACCATACCTGGGCTTATTGTTTCTCTCTCCACCATTGGACCAAAAAACGCGGCGCGATTTTTGAATAAACTCCTTCATATAAAAAATACCCTGTACAATAATGGAAAATTTCAATTACAGTTTTCTGTTCATACAACAGATGTTCAAAAAAGGAATGAGCTTATTCCTGTGGAGAAAATGACGTTAGAAGAAATTGCCTCGTATTGTCGGCTGTTTCATAGAACAGGAGATAAAAAGATCACCTTAAACTTTATTGTGATGGAGCGATATCCCATTGATCCCGCAGCGATTCATTCGCTTTTTGACCCCGCAAAAGTACTTATTAAACTAACTCCGCTTAATCCAACGAAATACGCGCGGGAAAATGGATTAAAAACAATGTTAGATCCACATAATAAAATGTCAATTTCTTCTCTTACTGCCGCGTTTCAATCATTTGGATTTGAGACAATAGTCAGCATTGGCAATCTTGAAGAAAACGAGATTGGAAGTAATTGCGGACAGTATGTTTCAAAGAAATTTGAAAAAATCACGTTTTGA